In Rhea pennata isolate bPtePen1 chromosome 20, bPtePen1.pri, whole genome shotgun sequence, a single window of DNA contains:
- the SERPINF1 gene encoding pigment epithelium-derived factor, which produces MWLHQSCTVLDSPRWEPVWQWPRGARGSGMQIPVVLLFLGLLIVPSRSQNSAAGQNSATADGSNAGEVEEEDPFYKSPVNKLAAAVSNFGYDLYRQQSSRTATANVLLSPFSLATALSGLSLGAGERTEDVISRALFYDLLNKDEVHNTYKDLLTSVTAPEKSLKSASRIILEKRLRVKTGFHSQLEKSYKMRLRTLSGNSQLDLQEINNWVRQQTRGRILRFMKDMPTDVSILLAGAAYFKGTWGTKFDTKKTALKDFHLDEDRIVKVSMMSDPKAILRYGFDSELNCKIAQLPLTGGVSAMFFLPTKVTQNMTLIEESLTSEFVHDVDKELKTVHAVLSLPKLRLNYEEALGNTLKETRLQSLFTSPDFTKISAKPIKLSHVQHKAILELSEDGERATPNSGVNAARLTFPIEYHVDRPFLLVLRDDTTGTLLFIGKILDPRSI; this is translated from the exons GTTCAGGCATGCAGATTCCAGTGGTTCTCCTCTTCCTGGGTCTCTTAATTGTCCCAAGTAGATCCCAGAACTCGGCTGCTGGGCAG AACTCTGCCACTGCTGATGGAAGCAACGCAGGTGAAGTGGAAGAGGAAGATCCATTCTATAAGAGCCCCGTGAACAAGCTGGCAGCTGCAGTCTCTAACTTTGGCTACGACCTGTATCGGCAGCAATCTAGCAGAACAGCCACGGCCAATGTGCTACTGTCTCCATTCAGCCTGGCTACCGCACTTTCTGGTCTCTCACTAG GTGCTGGAGAGCGAACAGAAGATGTGATTTCCCGTGCTCTCTTCTACGATCTGCTTAACAAAGATGAAGTCCACAACACCTACAAGGACCTACTGACCAGTGTCACTGCACCAGAGAAGAGCCTGAAAAGTGCCTCTCGTATCATcttggaaaaaa GACTGAGGGTGAAGACTGGCTTTCACAGCCAGCTGGAGAAGTCCTACAAAATGCGCCTTAGGACACTCAGTGGCAATTCCCAATTAGACCTTCAAGAGATCAACAACTGGGTACGGCAACAGACCAGAGGAAGGATTCTGCGATTTATGAAGGATATGCCCACAGATGTCAGTATTCTCCTTGCTGGGGCGGCTTACTTCAAGG ggaCATGGGGAACCAAGTTTGACACCAAGAAGACTGCCTTGAAGGACTTCCATCTGGATGAGGACAGAATTGTGAAGGTGTCCATGATGTCAGACCCCAAAGCCATACTGCGGTATGGTTTTGATTCAGAACTCAACTGCAAG ATTGCCCAGCTGCCACTGACAGGGGGAGTCAGTGCCATGTTCTTCCTGCCTACGAAGGTGACTCAGAATATGACTCTGATTGAGGAGAGTCTCACTTCTGAATTTGTCCATGATGTAGACAAGGAGCTGAAGACAGTCCATGCTGTGCTAAGCCTGCCCAAACTAAGGCTGAACTATGAAGAGGCACTTGGCAACACACTAAAGGAGACAA gGCTCCAGTCACTTTTCACATCACCTGATTTTACCAAGATTTCTGCCAAGCCGATTAAGCTATCTCACGTGCAACACAAGGCAATTCTGGAGCTTAGCGAAGATGGGGAAAGAGCCACACCAAATTCTGGGGTGAATGCTGCTCGTCTGACCTTCCCCATAGAGTATCATGTGGACAGACCTTTTCTTCTTGTGCTGCGAGATGATACCACTGGAACCCTGCTCTTTATTGGAAAGATTCTGGACCCCAGGAGCATTTAG
- the SMYD4 gene encoding LOW QUALITY PROTEIN: SET and MYND domain-containing protein 4 (The sequence of the model RefSeq protein was modified relative to this genomic sequence to represent the inferred CDS: substituted 1 base at 1 genomic stop codon), translating to MALPAEEWRAVAARCWAALPPALRERLAAAPLHDAVRLGCGLLRXAPEAEAALRRLCRRARAGKEAAAARRYREEGNRRFGRRQYGAAARLYSQAASHERPGSPEVSVCFANRSAALFHLGHFEVCLEDIARAQSHGYPDSLLPKVLLRKAECLLRLGRLQDAAEALSAVENKIAVDQTMTSATHQALLKKISQLKNKVREKESCLEPAPEAHGAIQRELEIWEESDSISGASSSLSLNFDLERGRHLVASQDIIPGQNLLKEEAFVSVLCPGKSLLLPDSNETVWDTQVTNADLYCHRCLKQLLASVPCSGCSYAKYCSQNCADLAWEQYHRTECFLEALLLTLGVFCQVALRTVLLAGFAEVRRLVEQSHDDDKDLHSPEARCKHFSEAPSTRAGIPGKAEPAIPGCNDNGQYQSSYQAVFNLLPHTEKHSPEHKFLCMLSVVAICKKLQEVGLEAAVLNQESSEEWSKPKACENRSDELSPELKIMAEAMLRHVLQLQCNAQAITVMQELGSGDGAVVNKKPIRLATAFFPVLSLLNHSCSPNTSVLFSGTAATVRASQPILRGQEIFHCYGPHRCRMRVAERQQLLRQYFFECRCQACLEEIESDVKSVVSTRNSFCCPSCQASMQGEDTLCCSNGACALSVSRESLSQRLWDLQQQIKKALKLLSDNKSDQAIKMLLKCQINAGSFLSPEHLLMGEMEDHLAQVYATLGKWQEAAKHLQSSIRIVEMHHGPSSVEMGHELFKLAQILFNGFAVSEALSTIQRAEEILSVHCGPQSTQIQELKEMKTCLLELPRSILQRT from the exons ATGGCGCTGCCGGCGGAGGAGTGGCGGGCGGTGGCCGCCCGGTGCtgggccgcgctgccgccggcacTGCGGGagcggctggcggcggcgccgctgcaCGACGCGGTGCGCCTGGGCTGCGGCCTCCTCAGGTgagc GCCCGAGGCGgaggcggcgctgcggcggctgtgccggcgggcgcgcgcgggcaaggaggcggcggccgcgcgccgctACCGGGAGGAGGGCAACCGGCGCTTCGGGCGCCGCCAGTacggcgccgccgcgcgcctcTACTCGCAG GCAGCGTCCCACGAGCGTCCTGGTAGCCCCGAGGTATCCGTGTGCTTCGCCAACCGCTCTGCGGCCCTCTTCCACCTGGGGCACTTTGAG GTTTGTTTGGAAGACATTGCGAGGGCTCAAAGTCATGGCTATCCAGATAGCCTTCTACCCAAGGTCTTGCTGCGGAAAGCTGAATGTTTGCTGCGTTTGGGGAGGTTACAGGATGCAGCAGAGGCCCTGAGTGCAGTGGAGAATAAAATTGCTGTGGATCAGACTATGACTAGTGCTACGCACCAAGCACTGCTAAAAAAGATAAGTCAACTGAAGAATAAAGTACGTGAGAAAGAGAGCTGTCTAGAGCCTGCACCAGAAGCACATGGTGCCATTCAAAGAGAGCTGGAGATCTGGGAAGAGAGTGACAGTATTTCAGGTGCATCTTCATCTCTGAGCTTGAATTTTGATTTAGAGAGAGGACGTCATTTGGTAGCCTCTCAGGACATTATACCGGGACAGAATCTGCTGAAAGAGGAGGCCTTTGTAAGTGTTCTCTGCCCAGGGAAGAGTCTTCTGTTGCCTGACAGCAATGAAACTGTGTGGGACACTCAGGTCACTAATGCAGATCTTTATTGTCACCGTTGTCTGAAGCAGCTCTTAGCCTCTGTGCCCTGCAGTGGCTGTAGTTATGCAAAGTACTGTAGCCAAAACTGTGCAGATCTGGCGTGGGAACAATACCACAGGACAGAGTGTTTCTTGGAAGCACTGCTTCTCACATTAGGGGTCTTCTGCCAAGTTGCCTTAAGGACTGTTCTGCTGGCAGGATTTGCAGAGGTTAGAAGGCTGGTGGAGCAGTCCCATGATGATGACAAGGACCTTCATAGCCCTGAGGCAAGATGTAAGCATTTCAGTGAAGCGCCGAGTACCAGAGCTGGTATCCCAGGGAAGGCAGAGCCTGCGATTCCTGGCTGTAATGACAATGGTCAATACCAGAGTTCTTACCAAGCTGTGTTCAACCTTTTGCCACATACTGAGAAGCATAGCCCTGAACATAAGTTCCTTTGCATGCTAAGTGTAGTCGCTATATGCAAAAAACTACAAGAAGTTGGTCTAGAAGCTGCTGTCTTGAATCAGGAATCATCTGAGGAGTGGTCCAAACCAAAAGCATGTGAAAATAGGTCTGACGAACTGTCTCCAGAGTTGAAGATTATGGCGGAAGCAATGCTGAGGCACGTGTTGCAGTTGCAATGTAATGCACAAGCGATCACTGTAATGCAAGAGTTGG GGTCTGGAGATGGTGCTGTTGTAAATAAGAAGCCCATACGCCTGGCAACAGCCTTCTTTCCTGTCCTCAGCCTTCTGAACCATTCATGCAGTCCCAATACCAGTGTGTTGTTTAGTGGGACAGCTGCCACTGTCAGGGCATCACAGCCAATCCTAAGGGGCCAAGAGATTTTTCATTGCTATG GGCCTCATCGATGTAGAATGAGAGTTGCTGAGAGACAACAGCTTCTCAGACAGTATTTCTTCGAGTGTCGCTGTCAGGCATGCCTAGAGGAGATAGAGTCTGATGTCAAGAGTGTGGTGTCCACAAGAAACTCATTCTGCTGCCCTAGCTGCCAGGCTTCAATGCAG GGAGAAGACACACTTTGTTGTTCAAATGGAGCTTGTGCACTCTCAGTCAGCAGAGAGAGCCTGTCACAGCGCTTATGGGACCTTCAGCAGCAAATTAAGAAAGCATTAAAACTGCTAAGCGACAACAAGAGTG ATCAGGCTATCAAAATGCTGCTGAAGTGTCAGATAAATGCTGGAAGTTTCTTGTCTCCAGAACATTTGCTGATGGGAGAGATGGAAGATCATCTGGCACAGGTCTATGCTACTCTTG GGAAGTGGCAGGAAGCAGCCAAACACCTGCAGAGCAGTATTCGGATAGTGGAAATGCATCATGGGCCATCAAGTGTAGAAATGGGTCATGAACTCTTCAAGCTGGCACAAATTCTCTTCAATGG ATTTGCTGTTTCTGAAGCTCTGAGCACAATTCAAAGAGCAGAGGAGATTTTGTCAGTGCACTGTGGTCCTCAGAGTACTCAGATCCAGGAACTAAAAGAGATGAAGACCTGTCTGTTAGAGCTTCCCAGAAGCATCCTTCAGAGGACTTAA